One Sphaerisporangium krabiense DNA segment encodes these proteins:
- a CDS encoding substrate-binding and VWA domain-containing protein: protein MGGRHRTDDLDGGYNPYHEPAGRRRASRGKVLVPLAGAVALAVLLGVAAYVIVSRDRTCGQAGVAKVALNVVASPDIEPAIAKIAAAYNGAATPQGDGCVTVAVKSGDSASVTNAIAGSGATSGKFDADLWIPDSSLWVSKLRASHKGAGLPEPSGSAARSPVVLAAPKSVVEKLRGAFGEPSWSGLMSAANAATPDGIGRNIRVLPLDPTVNAAGLSAILAGASVLKGSGTGEEQLVGVLRQLSESAVSTPANMFATMTKQSSRAPIGIVSEQGVWAYNDKTKPGTIVALYPAEGTISLDYPIVVTAKEQAAREAAKKFATALTGADAGKTVRDHGFRTPDGKGGAALGRENGLDPATPRAIKMPDAAQVTRLSQAWSRLKLGGRLLALLDISGTMALPAVGAPGDRMRLIAQTAIEGLKLFPDKTEAGTWIFSTNLNGQGVDYRETVPVGPIGQKLNGVPRREVITRSLSRLRAKATGDTGLNDTLAAAYDKMKAEYEADKINTILVFTDGVGNDDPEGGITNSEILKKLRDEFDRTQPISVIIVALGADDAAGRRQMRAIAQATQGQAFFPRNALEIRKVFLEGISRRLCAPNCGGSGQ, encoded by the coding sequence GTGGGCGGACGTCACCGCACTGACGACCTTGATGGCGGCTACAACCCTTATCACGAGCCCGCGGGCCGCCGCCGGGCGAGCCGGGGCAAGGTCCTGGTACCGCTCGCGGGCGCCGTCGCGCTCGCGGTGCTGCTCGGCGTCGCCGCGTACGTGATCGTGAGCCGGGACAGGACCTGCGGCCAGGCCGGCGTGGCCAAGGTCGCCCTGAACGTCGTCGCCTCCCCCGACATCGAGCCCGCCATCGCCAAGATCGCCGCGGCGTACAACGGCGCCGCCACGCCGCAGGGAGACGGGTGCGTCACGGTCGCGGTGAAGAGCGGCGACTCCGCGAGCGTCACCAACGCCATCGCGGGCTCCGGCGCGACCAGCGGGAAGTTCGACGCCGACCTGTGGATCCCGGACTCCAGCCTGTGGGTCTCCAAGCTGCGCGCCTCGCACAAGGGCGCGGGCCTGCCGGAGCCGAGCGGCTCGGCCGCACGCTCCCCCGTGGTGCTCGCGGCGCCCAAGAGCGTCGTGGAGAAGCTGCGCGGCGCCTTCGGCGAGCCGAGCTGGAGCGGCCTGATGTCGGCCGCCAACGCCGCCACCCCCGACGGCATCGGCCGCAACATCCGCGTCCTGCCCCTGGACCCGACGGTGAACGCGGCCGGGCTGAGCGCGATCCTCGCGGGCGCGAGCGTGCTGAAGGGCTCGGGGACGGGCGAGGAGCAGCTCGTGGGCGTGCTGCGGCAGCTCTCCGAGAGCGCCGTGAGCACCCCCGCCAACATGTTCGCCACCATGACCAAGCAGTCCTCGCGCGCGCCGATCGGCATCGTCTCCGAGCAGGGCGTGTGGGCGTACAACGACAAGACCAAGCCGGGCACGATCGTGGCGCTCTACCCCGCCGAGGGGACGATCAGCCTGGACTACCCGATCGTCGTCACGGCCAAGGAGCAGGCGGCCCGCGAGGCGGCGAAGAAGTTCGCCACCGCGCTGACCGGCGCGGACGCCGGCAAGACCGTCCGCGACCACGGCTTCCGCACCCCCGACGGCAAGGGCGGGGCCGCGCTCGGCCGCGAGAACGGCCTGGACCCGGCGACCCCGCGCGCCATCAAGATGCCCGATGCGGCCCAGGTGACCCGGCTCTCCCAGGCGTGGTCGCGTCTCAAGCTCGGCGGCCGCCTGCTGGCCCTGCTGGACATCTCGGGCACGATGGCGCTGCCCGCCGTCGGCGCCCCCGGCGACCGCATGCGGCTCATCGCGCAGACCGCGATCGAGGGGCTGAAGCTGTTCCCGGACAAGACCGAGGCCGGCACCTGGATCTTCTCCACCAACCTGAACGGCCAGGGCGTCGACTACCGCGAGACGGTGCCGGTCGGCCCCATCGGCCAGAAACTCAACGGCGTGCCGCGCCGGGAGGTCATCACCCGGTCCCTGTCACGGCTGAGGGCGAAGGCGACCGGCGACACCGGGCTCAACGACACGCTGGCCGCCGCCTACGACAAGATGAAGGCCGAGTACGAGGCCGACAAGATCAACACGATCCTCGTCTTCACCGACGGCGTCGGCAACGACGACCCCGAGGGCGGCATCACCAACAGCGAGATCCTGAAGAAGCTGCGCGACGAGTTCGACCGTACCCAGCCGATCAGCGTGATCATCGTGGCGCTCGGCGCCGACGACGCCGCCGGGCGCCGGCAGATGCGGGCCATCGCCCAGGCGACGCAGGGCCAGGCGTTCTTCCCCCGCAACGCGCTGGAGATCCGCAAGGTCTTCCTCGAAGGCATCTCGCGCCGCCTGTGCGCGCCCAACTGCGGCGGGAGCGGGCAGTAG
- a CDS encoding DUF4184 family protein encodes MPFTPSHVAAVIPLISTARVRKVLDPWALGIGSMVPDLPMFLPYLDAYSRWHSPLGVVTNDVLATAVLLALFALVFRDPLTALLPAPVAARVAALPGPAWRAPHTIALGAAAGAATHVLWDSFTHDWGAEFWGWSWMSASVFGWVPGYRLMQYACSALGLAAVAWWVTRALRSPGTIPAPVPPRLAMPEKLRRAVLACTAAGACCTAAVWPLVDPPNPAFGWAHVVTRTGVGLIVGFCVVLTTYTLLWHLTRSVRALRP; translated from the coding sequence GTGCCGTTCACCCCGAGCCACGTCGCCGCGGTGATCCCTCTCATCTCCACCGCGCGGGTGCGCAAGGTGCTGGACCCGTGGGCGCTCGGCATCGGCTCCATGGTCCCCGACCTGCCGATGTTCCTGCCCTACCTCGACGCCTACAGCCGCTGGCACTCGCCGCTCGGCGTGGTCACCAACGACGTGCTCGCGACGGCCGTCCTGCTCGCCCTCTTCGCGCTGGTGTTCCGCGACCCGCTCACCGCGCTGCTCCCCGCCCCCGTCGCCGCCCGGGTCGCCGCGCTCCCCGGCCCGGCGTGGCGCGCCCCCCACACGATCGCGCTCGGCGCCGCCGCGGGCGCGGCCACCCACGTGCTCTGGGACTCCTTCACCCACGACTGGGGGGCCGAGTTCTGGGGGTGGAGCTGGATGAGCGCCTCCGTGTTCGGCTGGGTCCCCGGCTACCGGCTGATGCAGTACGCCTGCTCGGCCCTCGGCCTGGCCGCCGTCGCCTGGTGGGTCACGCGGGCGCTGCGCTCGCCTGGAACGATCCCGGCGCCGGTCCCGCCGCGCCTCGCGATGCCCGAGAAGCTGCGCCGGGCAGTGCTCGCCTGCACCGCCGCCGGCGCGTGCTGCACGGCCGCCGTCTGGCCTCTCGTCGACCCCCCGAATCCGGCCTTCGGCTGGGCACACGTCGTCACCAGAACCGGCGTCGGCCTGATCGTCGGCTTCTGCGTCGTCCTGACGACGTACACCCTCCTCTGGCACCTCACCCGATCGGTCCGAGCGCTCCGCCCATGA
- a CDS encoding ABC-F family ATP-binding cassette domain-containing protein has protein sequence MSSPLSLPARARAHLNATDLHLARGGRPVLTGVDLTVSPGDRLGVVGENGRGKTTLLQVLAGTLEPDSGTVRRTGSIGVADQEIPIALDRTVGDLIDVELVQVRAVLAAFEQASLALVEERPGAEQAYTTALEAADSLDAWDADRRVDLSLAALGAVHDRGRPLGDLSVGQRYRIRLACLLGAGHDLLLLDEPTNHLDADGLDHLTAELRAHPGGVVLVSHDRALLADVVTTVLDLDPTSDGRPRVYGGGYAGYREGGRAERERWENTYRDQQSERQRLAQDLSAARNRLSSGWRPEKGTGKHTRATRAPSLVRAVHRRQEELEAHVVDVPEPPARFRFPHLEAPQGVTLLRADEVTVRGRLDTPRSVHLRAGDRLVITGPNGSGKSSLLSVLAGTLTPDRGSVQRKHGARLGLLAQESPVTSRRRALEVYDAVVSRLVSSGELDENAVIGFTQLGLLPSGAAHKPVAELSVGQQRRLDLAMLLATRPQVMLLDEPTNHLSMTLVEELTQALATTGAAVVLATHDRQLLRDTADWPRLGL, from the coding sequence ATGTCCAGCCCCCTTTCCCTACCGGCTCGCGCGCGGGCTCACCTCAACGCCACCGATCTCCATCTCGCCCGTGGCGGCCGGCCGGTCCTGACCGGCGTGGACCTGACGGTCTCTCCCGGCGACCGCCTCGGCGTGGTCGGTGAGAACGGCCGCGGGAAGACCACGCTGCTGCAGGTGCTCGCCGGAACCCTCGAACCCGACTCGGGCACGGTGCGCCGAACCGGCTCGATCGGCGTGGCCGACCAGGAGATCCCGATCGCCCTCGACCGTACGGTGGGCGATCTCATCGACGTCGAGCTCGTCCAGGTACGCGCCGTCCTCGCGGCTTTCGAGCAGGCGAGCCTCGCGCTCGTCGAGGAGCGTCCCGGTGCCGAGCAGGCCTACACCACCGCGCTGGAGGCGGCGGACTCCCTCGACGCGTGGGACGCCGACCGCCGCGTCGACCTGTCGCTCGCCGCCCTGGGCGCGGTGCACGACCGCGGCCGCCCGCTGGGCGATCTGTCCGTGGGGCAGCGCTACCGGATCAGGCTGGCCTGCCTGCTCGGCGCCGGGCACGATCTGCTGCTGCTGGACGAGCCCACCAACCACCTCGACGCCGACGGCCTGGACCATCTGACCGCCGAGCTGCGCGCGCATCCCGGCGGAGTGGTGCTGGTCAGCCACGACCGCGCGTTGCTGGCCGACGTCGTCACCACGGTGCTGGACCTCGACCCGACCAGTGACGGGCGTCCCCGTGTCTACGGAGGCGGGTACGCCGGCTACCGGGAAGGCGGACGCGCCGAACGGGAACGCTGGGAGAACACCTACCGAGACCAGCAGAGCGAACGGCAGCGGCTCGCGCAGGACCTGTCCGCGGCGCGGAACCGGCTGTCCAGCGGGTGGCGCCCGGAGAAGGGCACCGGCAAGCACACGCGCGCCACCCGGGCACCGTCGCTGGTCCGTGCGGTGCACCGCCGGCAGGAGGAACTCGAGGCGCACGTCGTCGACGTGCCCGAGCCGCCGGCGCGGTTCCGGTTCCCGCACCTGGAGGCGCCCCAGGGGGTGACGCTCCTGCGGGCCGACGAGGTGACGGTACGCGGCCGGCTCGATACGCCGCGGTCGGTGCACCTGCGTGCCGGTGACCGCCTGGTGATCACCGGTCCCAACGGCTCCGGCAAGTCGAGCCTGCTGTCCGTGCTCGCGGGAACGCTGACGCCTGACAGGGGGAGCGTCCAGCGCAAGCACGGCGCGCGGCTCGGCCTGCTCGCGCAGGAGTCGCCGGTGACGTCGCGACGGCGGGCCCTCGAGGTGTACGACGCCGTCGTCAGCCGGCTCGTCAGCTCAGGCGAGCTCGACGAGAACGCCGTCATCGGGTTCACCCAGCTCGGGCTGCTGCCCTCCGGCGCCGCGCACAAGCCGGTGGCCGAGCTGTCGGTCGGCCAGCAACGGCGGCTCGACCTGGCGATGCTGCTGGCCACCCGGCCACAGGTGATGCTGCTCGACGAGCCGACCAACCACCTGTCGATGACCCTGGTAGAGGAGCTGACACAGGCGCTGGCCACGACTGGGGCGGCCGTCGTGCTGGCCACCCACGACCGGCAACTCCTGCGCGACACGGCGGACTGGCCCCGGCTCGGCCTCTGA
- a CDS encoding TrmH family RNA methyltransferase, giving the protein MPELIEVEDPEDPRLRDYVRLRDVELRKSLEGGRGLFIAEGEKVIRRAVATGYPVRSVLTTPRWLPGLADVLGGARVYLVSDEVMAGIAGFAVHRGALASMGRVELPTVKALLTAERAGGARDVAEGSGHGAFAGTPRRVLVLEDLVDHGNVGAIFRCAAALGVEAVILSPRCADPLYRRSVKVSMGAVFAVPYARMTNWHAGLDELRELGFRTLALTPDQTATPIDEAVMGPRVALLLGSEGDGLSSRWLREADEAVRIPMSPQAMSLGVDSLNVVAAAAIACHGLMRGAPAGG; this is encoded by the coding sequence ATGCCTGAGCTCATCGAGGTGGAGGACCCTGAGGATCCTCGGTTGCGGGACTATGTGCGGTTGCGGGACGTCGAGCTGCGGAAGAGTCTGGAGGGCGGCCGGGGACTGTTCATCGCCGAGGGGGAGAAGGTCATACGGCGGGCCGTCGCCACCGGGTATCCGGTCAGGTCGGTGCTCACCACTCCTCGCTGGCTCCCCGGGCTCGCGGACGTTCTCGGTGGCGCGCGCGTCTACCTCGTCTCCGATGAGGTGATGGCGGGCATCGCGGGGTTCGCCGTTCACCGCGGCGCCCTCGCGTCCATGGGCCGGGTCGAGCTTCCCACGGTGAAGGCGCTGCTCACAGCAGAGCGCGCGGGCGGCGCGCGGGACGTGGCGGAGGGTTCGGGCCATGGGGCCTTCGCCGGGACACCTCGGCGGGTTCTGGTGCTGGAGGATCTGGTCGATCACGGCAACGTCGGCGCGATCTTCCGGTGTGCCGCCGCGCTCGGGGTCGAGGCGGTGATCCTGTCGCCCCGGTGCGCCGACCCGCTGTACCGCAGGTCGGTGAAGGTGTCCATGGGCGCGGTGTTCGCCGTCCCGTACGCGCGCATGACGAACTGGCACGCCGGGCTGGACGAACTGCGCGAGCTGGGGTTCCGTACGCTGGCGCTCACCCCCGACCAGACCGCGACGCCGATCGACGAGGCGGTCATGGGCCCCCGCGTGGCCCTGCTCCTCGGCTCGGAGGGCGACGGCCTGTCGTCCCGCTGGCTGCGCGAGGCCGACGAGGCCGTCCGCATCCCGATGAGCCCCCAGGCGATGAGCCTCGGCGTCGACTCCCTGAACGTGGTCGCCGCCGCCGCCATCGCCTGCCACGGCCTCATGCGCGGCGCCCCGGCCGGCGGCTGA
- a CDS encoding D-alanyl-D-alanine carboxypeptidase family protein, with product MRMLTVAVMAALLAVAGLAGPAHARTTAPRVTAKEVYLIDAATGTPQFARRETRRVPVASLTKIMTAYVVRRSASLDAVVTITKADVRHAAANGAARAGLKAGERLSVRDLLYALLLPSGADAAGALARTYGPGVRRFVGKMNAAARSLGMRDTFYTNPDGMPQPGGDHSTAFDQVTLAKTVLADPIVAQVAGTKRHAVAKTPLHRGHVWKNTNRLLPDDAQGLKTGYTRPAGYCLMFAAARDGRTYIGVILGERTDAARYRTARSLLDAATAAAAAA from the coding sequence ATGCGCATGCTGACCGTCGCCGTCATGGCCGCGCTGCTGGCCGTGGCGGGCCTGGCCGGCCCGGCCCACGCCCGCACCACCGCCCCGCGCGTCACCGCCAAGGAGGTCTACCTGATCGACGCGGCGACCGGGACTCCGCAGTTCGCGCGGCGGGAGACCCGGCGTGTCCCCGTGGCGAGCCTCACCAAGATCATGACGGCGTACGTCGTGCGCAGGTCCGCCTCCCTGGACGCGGTGGTGACCATCACCAAGGCCGACGTGCGGCACGCCGCCGCGAACGGCGCCGCGCGCGCCGGCCTGAAGGCCGGCGAGCGGCTGTCCGTGCGCGACCTGCTGTACGCGCTGCTGCTGCCCTCGGGCGCGGACGCCGCGGGCGCGCTGGCCCGCACGTACGGGCCCGGCGTGCGGCGGTTCGTGGGCAAGATGAACGCCGCCGCGCGCTCGCTCGGCATGCGGGACACCTTCTACACCAACCCCGACGGCATGCCGCAGCCCGGCGGTGACCATTCGACCGCGTTCGACCAGGTCACGCTGGCCAAAACCGTCCTCGCCGACCCGATCGTGGCGCAGGTGGCCGGTACGAAACGGCACGCGGTGGCCAAGACGCCGCTGCACCGCGGCCACGTGTGGAAGAACACCAACAGGCTGCTGCCCGACGACGCCCAGGGGCTGAAGACCGGCTACACCCGCCCGGCGGGCTACTGCCTGATGTTCGCCGCGGCCCGGGACGGCCGCACCTACATCGGCGTGATCCTCGGCGAGCGCACCGACGCCGCCCGCTACCGCACCGCCCGCTCCCTCCTCGACGCGGCCACCGCCGCCGCGGCGGCCGCCTAG
- a CDS encoding AfsR/SARP family transcriptional regulator: MADGVAEMVTFRVLGPVEAYDDEREVDLGGLRQRAVLARLLVARGQVVPVDTLLFDLWTDEGAKGAQSGLQVYISRLRRVLEPGRPRGGPNRLLVTVASGYALRTTPDQVDALSFEGMVRAAGKYLDNDDPEPARASLETSLGLWRGTPYADFAEHHWAEAEVSRLAELRLVARERHADAGLRLGLHAETVPDLEALTTEHPLREEGWRLLALGLYRCGRQGDALAALRRARTTLADELGIDPGPALRKMESDILSQDPSLELVLPQRPRFAEPAGTWPPRPESPTGDLPPLAAEPFVGRDAELDRLTGAAPHAMAGRFTAAVVSGDPGAGKTTLVRQLGLTLGAQRWITASGGCPDSSATPPGWAWVEVLRTLVAARGTGEYGTLLAPLLDDAAPGDDDDQASGGFRLHRAVGGYIAAIAREAPVLIVLEDLHWADDQTIALLRALPSLLAASRVLLVVTCRDGELNDQQSDVLAALARLGPVRVGLEGLDGDAVAELVRATCVREVDEDAVGTIVERTGGNPFFVRETVRLLDSEGGGGRATAAEVISEVPSGVRDVLRRRITRLPVTAQQILLQAAVIGRDVDIDVLVDVSGDEEAVVDAVEAALLAGLVTEPGPGMLRFDHDLVRDTLYSDASRLRRSRLHAAVASVIESRSPSDVAALAHHYDAAGTAETAAKAVHYAGLAAEQAERRFAHREAATLWERAIAAFDRARPGGPPSKERLLLQLRLIKALALAGDMTAARARRREAMDAALPLGDLELTARIAASVAVPHKGIARDLTRTAWEIVDVTERALIELPPGEQSLRASLLATLALELEGSATGRGYEASLEAEELARQSGDPALLAVALSGRLRQSYVITVVDEREAIGRELLEVGAASGQIAVQALAHLVLMECAAARGDFAEADAQVGAAERLAKRYDLPAPPAVGAWYAGMRMMITGDYAGAERAYRRAASLTARAGMLEGRQDLPLITAFCLHLVDGKAEDMVEPLEEAHRRGAKWTLDAYAVALASAGHLKDARAVAATRTPVRPDFLYELAMTWRALAGMLLGDRDRMQDAYSTLGPFSDRIAGAGTGVVALWPVAQTLGDLAVRIGQPAEAERHYRKALAVAERVRVPRWVAAARKALDPGNPVSS, translated from the coding sequence GTGGCTGACGGCGTGGCTGAGATGGTGACGTTCCGCGTGCTCGGCCCGGTCGAGGCGTACGACGACGAGCGCGAGGTCGACCTCGGCGGGCTGCGCCAGCGTGCCGTCCTCGCCCGGTTGCTCGTCGCCCGTGGCCAGGTCGTGCCCGTCGACACGCTGCTGTTCGACCTGTGGACCGACGAAGGGGCCAAAGGCGCGCAGTCCGGGCTCCAGGTCTACATCTCCCGGCTGCGCCGCGTCCTGGAGCCGGGACGCCCGCGCGGCGGGCCCAACCGCCTGCTGGTCACCGTCGCGTCCGGGTACGCCCTGCGCACCACGCCCGACCAGGTCGACGCGCTGAGCTTCGAGGGCATGGTCCGCGCGGCGGGCAAGTACCTCGACAACGACGACCCGGAGCCGGCCCGCGCGAGCCTGGAGACCTCGCTCGGCCTGTGGCGCGGCACGCCCTACGCCGACTTCGCCGAGCACCACTGGGCGGAGGCGGAGGTCAGCAGGCTGGCGGAGCTGCGGCTCGTCGCCCGCGAGCGGCACGCCGACGCCGGGCTGCGCCTCGGCCTGCACGCCGAGACCGTCCCCGACCTGGAGGCGCTGACCACCGAGCACCCCCTGCGCGAGGAGGGCTGGCGGCTGCTCGCCCTCGGCCTGTACCGCTGCGGCCGGCAGGGCGACGCGCTGGCGGCGCTGCGCCGTGCCCGCACGACGCTGGCCGACGAGCTCGGCATCGACCCCGGTCCCGCGCTGCGCAAGATGGAGTCGGACATCCTCTCCCAGGATCCGTCCCTGGAGCTGGTCCTCCCCCAGCGCCCGCGCTTCGCCGAGCCGGCCGGCACCTGGCCGCCGCGCCCGGAGAGCCCGACCGGCGACCTGCCGCCCCTGGCGGCCGAGCCGTTCGTCGGCCGGGACGCCGAGCTGGACCGGCTCACCGGCGCGGCCCCGCACGCCATGGCCGGGCGGTTCACCGCCGCCGTGGTCAGCGGCGACCCCGGCGCGGGCAAGACGACGCTGGTGCGCCAGCTCGGGCTCACGCTCGGCGCCCAGCGGTGGATCACCGCCTCGGGCGGCTGCCCCGACAGCAGCGCCACGCCCCCCGGCTGGGCGTGGGTGGAGGTCCTGCGCACGCTGGTCGCCGCGCGCGGCACCGGCGAGTACGGCACGCTGCTCGCGCCGCTGCTGGACGACGCCGCGCCCGGCGACGACGACGACCAGGCGTCCGGCGGTTTCCGCCTGCACCGCGCGGTCGGCGGCTACATCGCGGCCATCGCCCGCGAGGCCCCCGTGCTGATCGTCCTTGAGGACCTGCACTGGGCGGACGACCAGACGATCGCGCTGCTGCGCGCCCTGCCCAGCCTGCTGGCGGCCAGCCGCGTGCTGCTCGTGGTGACCTGCCGCGACGGCGAGCTGAACGACCAGCAGTCCGACGTGCTCGCGGCGCTCGCCCGGCTCGGGCCCGTCCGGGTCGGCCTGGAAGGGCTGGACGGGGACGCCGTGGCCGAGCTGGTCCGCGCCACCTGCGTGCGCGAGGTGGACGAGGACGCCGTCGGCACGATCGTCGAGCGCACGGGCGGCAACCCGTTCTTCGTCCGCGAGACCGTCCGCCTGCTGGACTCCGAGGGCGGCGGCGGCCGGGCCACCGCGGCCGAGGTGATCTCCGAGGTGCCCTCCGGCGTGCGGGACGTGCTGCGCCGCCGTATCACCCGGCTGCCGGTGACGGCCCAGCAGATCCTGTTGCAGGCGGCGGTGATCGGCAGGGACGTCGACATCGACGTGCTGGTGGACGTCTCCGGCGACGAGGAGGCCGTGGTCGACGCGGTCGAGGCCGCCCTGCTGGCCGGGCTGGTCACCGAGCCGGGCCCCGGCATGCTGCGCTTCGACCACGACCTGGTCCGCGACACCCTGTACTCGGACGCCTCCCGGCTGCGCAGGTCGCGCCTGCACGCCGCGGTCGCCTCGGTGATCGAGAGCCGCTCGCCGTCCGACGTCGCCGCGCTGGCCCACCACTACGACGCCGCGGGCACCGCCGAGACCGCCGCGAAGGCCGTCCACTACGCGGGCCTGGCCGCCGAGCAGGCCGAGCGCCGGTTCGCCCACCGCGAGGCGGCGACGCTGTGGGAGCGGGCCATCGCCGCCTTCGACCGCGCCCGCCCGGGCGGGCCGCCGTCCAAGGAGCGCCTGCTGCTGCAGCTCCGGCTGATCAAGGCGCTGGCGCTGGCCGGGGACATGACGGCCGCACGCGCGCGGCGCCGCGAGGCGATGGACGCGGCGCTGCCGCTCGGCGACCTGGAGCTGACCGCGCGGATCGCCGCCTCGGTGGCCGTGCCGCACAAGGGCATCGCCCGCGACCTGACCCGCACGGCGTGGGAGATCGTCGACGTCACCGAGCGCGCGCTGATCGAGCTGCCGCCCGGCGAGCAGTCCCTGCGGGCGAGCCTGCTGGCCACGCTGGCGCTGGAGCTGGAGGGCTCGGCGACCGGCCGCGGGTACGAGGCGTCCCTGGAGGCCGAGGAACTGGCCCGGCAGAGCGGCGACCCGGCGCTGCTGGCCGTCGCGCTGAGCGGGCGGCTGCGCCAGTCGTACGTCATCACGGTCGTCGACGAGCGCGAGGCCATCGGCCGCGAGCTGCTGGAGGTCGGCGCGGCCTCCGGGCAGATCGCGGTGCAGGCGCTGGCCCACCTGGTGCTGATGGAGTGCGCGGCGGCGCGCGGCGACTTCGCCGAGGCGGACGCGCAGGTCGGCGCGGCCGAGCGGCTGGCCAAGCGGTACGACCTGCCCGCGCCCCCGGCCGTCGGGGCCTGGTACGCGGGCATGCGCATGATGATCACCGGCGACTACGCCGGGGCCGAGCGCGCCTACCGCAGGGCGGCCAGCCTCACGGCGCGGGCCGGCATGCTGGAGGGCCGCCAGGACCTGCCGCTGATCACCGCGTTCTGCCTGCACCTGGTCGACGGCAAGGCCGAGGACATGGTGGAGCCGCTGGAGGAGGCGCACCGGCGCGGCGCCAAGTGGACCCTGGACGCCTACGCCGTCGCGCTCGCCTCGGCGGGCCACCTGAAGGACGCCCGCGCGGTGGCCGCGACGCGGACGCCCGTGCGTCCCGACTTCCTGTACGAGCTGGCCATGACGTGGCGGGCGCTGGCGGGCATGCTGCTCGGCGACCGCGACCGGATGCAGGACGCCTACTCCACGCTCGGGCCGTTCTCCGACCGGATCGCCGGAGCGGGCACCGGGGTCGTGGCCCTGTGGCCGGTGGCCCAGACGCTGGGCGACCTGGCGGTGCGCATCGGGCAGCCCGCCGAGGCCGAGCGGCACTACCGCAAGGCGCTCGCGGTGGCCGAGCGGGTGCGCGTCCCCCGGTGGGTGGCCGCGGCGCGCAAGGCGCTGGACCCGGGGAACCCGGTCAGCAGCTGA
- a CDS encoding lysylphosphatidylglycerol synthase domain-containing protein, protein MSGKWVKAGLSTASLALAVLLVVFLPQIVHGLTGATVSWGEIGAQFAAMSVPMVLLMTVLWLASLYAYTFVMTSALPGLTHLQALTLNAAGSAVSNLLPFGGAAGLALTFGMTKGWGFATRPVVVYAVVTGVWNTLFRFILPAIGIIALLVAGRIPDERVVSAAWGGAVSILILVAVMASALYWERAAAVLGRVLDRVLGALPRRIRPAEHAASGAIQRLRTDTAEIVRKGSLGLSLGMVGFLGFQCLIMTACLVATGAYPGPAETVAVFAVSRVLTSALITPSGAGIMEGGTASLLIAFGEPSGSALAAAILFGFWTYTIEIPWGGLALGGWSLLRRRDAKDRDRRSPEPATRA, encoded by the coding sequence ATGAGCGGCAAATGGGTCAAGGCGGGCCTGTCGACGGCCTCGCTGGCCCTGGCGGTCCTGCTCGTGGTGTTCCTGCCGCAGATCGTCCACGGCCTCACCGGCGCGACCGTGAGCTGGGGCGAGATCGGCGCGCAGTTCGCCGCCATGAGCGTTCCGATGGTCCTGCTGATGACCGTGCTGTGGCTGGCCAGCCTGTACGCCTACACGTTCGTGATGACCTCCGCGCTGCCGGGCCTGACCCACCTGCAGGCGCTGACGCTGAACGCCGCGGGCAGCGCGGTCAGCAACCTGCTGCCGTTCGGCGGGGCCGCGGGCCTCGCGCTGACCTTCGGCATGACCAAGGGCTGGGGGTTCGCCACCCGGCCCGTCGTGGTGTACGCCGTGGTCACCGGCGTGTGGAACACGCTGTTCCGGTTCATCCTGCCCGCGATCGGCATCATCGCCCTGCTCGTCGCCGGGCGCATCCCCGACGAGCGCGTCGTCAGCGCCGCCTGGGGCGGGGCGGTCTCGATCCTGATCCTGGTGGCCGTGATGGCCTCGGCCCTGTACTGGGAGCGGGCGGCGGCCGTGCTCGGCCGCGTCCTCGACCGGGTGCTCGGGGCGCTGCCCCGCAGGATCCGCCCCGCCGAGCACGCCGCGTCCGGCGCGATCCAGCGCCTGCGCACCGACACCGCCGAGATCGTCCGCAAGGGCTCGCTCGGGCTGTCGCTCGGCATGGTCGGCTTCCTGGGGTTCCAGTGCCTGATCATGACGGCCTGCCTGGTCGCCACCGGCGCCTACCCCGGCCCGGCGGAGACCGTCGCGGTGTTCGCGGTGAGCCGGGTGCTGACCAGCGCGCTGATCACCCCGAGCGGCGCGGGCATCATGGAGGGCGGCACGGCCTCGCTGCTGATCGCCTTCGGCGAGCCGTCGGGCTCGGCGCTCGCCGCGGCCATCCTGTTCGGCTTCTGGACCTACACGATCGAGATCCCCTGGGGCGGCCTCGCCCTCGGGGGCTGGTCGCTGCTGCGCAGGCGCGACGCCAAGGACCGCGACCGGCGCTCACCGGAGCCCGCGACCCGCGCCTGA